The following proteins are encoded in a genomic region of Nymphalis io chromosome 16, ilAglIoxx1.1, whole genome shotgun sequence:
- the LOC126774262 gene encoding transmembrane protein 170A, with the protein MYDMLSEFRVSEFDSFVDILRLTPGDPLDTFGEMWYPVFLWSLCSSAFVHTCAALVAFGTLRKHKYGKFFPVLLIVMGVVSPVTSGVATSAAIAFIYRAANLAMPPIHAMIWGIGQTILGAGIGFTRILATL; encoded by the coding sequence ATGTATGACATGTTGTCGGAATTTCGAGTATCAGAGTTTGATTCATTTGTTGATATATTAAGATTGACTCCAGGCGACCCGTTAGATACTTTTGGTGAAATGTGGTATCCCGTGTTTTTGTGGTCATTGTGCTCGTCTGCGTTTGTTCATACTTGTGCAGCACTAGTCGCTTTCGGAACTCTAAGAAAGCACAAATATGGGAAGTTTTTTCCTGTATTGTTAATAGTGATGGGTGTGGTGAGTCCAGTTACATCAGGAGTAGCTACTAGCGCTGCTATTGCGTTTATTTACCGAGCCGCTAACCTAGCCATGCCTCCTATACATGCCATGATATGGGGTATAGGACAGACTATACTGGGAGCTGGTATTGGATTCACAAGAATTTTAGCTACCTTGTAA
- the LOC126774240 gene encoding craniofacial development protein 1: protein MSSGSESDDDYVPGEPEKVSEEESADDETDLQFEKELEHKTNKRKSTQSCKGKKKKIKKTVKEVASDSNEEIEEKSIVLADPEEEKKRQDDLWAKFLEGTDTKPKSATKDLNETQTVVKNTESKKEENVKNTADDKERERRIFEFAGETIVVENETIKEKIKTQESTEKAQKLDGPSRSRGGGLSNLLGQLNKKNQLSTLEKSKLDWNTYKKVEGIEEEIVNHNKGKAGYLDRRDFLDRTDVRQYELERDLRMSKRSNR from the exons atgTCTTCTGGGAGTGAAAGCGATGATGATTATGTACCGGGAGAGCCGGAAAAAGTGTCGGAGGAAGAATCAGCAGATGATGAAACTGACTTACAATTTGAAAAAGAACTTGaacacaaaacaaacaaacgaaaatCTACACAATCATGTAAgggtaaaaagaaaaaaattaaaaaaaccgttAAAGAAGTTGCTTCTGACTCAAATGAAGAAATAGAAGAAAAGTCAATAGTGCTGGCAGACCCAGAGGAAGAAAAAAAACGACAGGATGATTTATGGGCAAAGTTTTTAGAGGGAACAGACACTAAACCTAAATCTGCAACAAAAGATTTAAATGAAACACAAACAGTAGTTAAAAACACAGAATCTAAAAAAGaggaaaatgttaaaaatactgcAGATGATAAAGAAAGGGAAAGACGAATATTTGAATTTGCTGGAGAAACTATTGTTGTTGAAAATGagacaatcaaagaaaaaattaaaacacaagaGAGCACAGAGAAGG caCAAAAGTTAGATGGACCATCACGAAGTCGTGGAGGGGGATTGTCAAATCTGTTGGgtcagttaaataaaaaaaaccaactgTCAACTCTTGAAAAATCTAAACTTGATtggaatacttataaaaaagtgGAAGGAATAGAAGAAGAAATCGTAAACCATAATAAGGGAAAGGCTGG gtatTTGGATCGCCGAGACTTTTTGGACAGAACAGATGTACGTCAGTATGAGCTAGAGCGGGATTTGCGAATGAGTAAACGAAGCAATCGATAA
- the LOC126774181 gene encoding nucleolar GTP-binding protein 2, whose product MGKVRSAPGAPRKEGFNKSGHSMNPDRPIEGLKGVGKPRTKGTIKRLQMYRNFKAKRDKTGKILTPAPFQGWLPSGTRARVEPNQKWFGNSRVISQGALQKFQEEFGAAIKNPYQVVMKPTNLPITLLNEKAKHARVHLLDTEGFDKTFGPKKQRKRVNLKFNDLETLSKVVEENTEKYDESKDVDRVREDSGMKEGQREWIFGAGMSRRIWNELYKVIDSSDVLLQILDARDPMGTRSPYVEKFLREEKPHKHLIFILNKVDLVPNWVTQRWVAILSAEYPTVAFHASMTHPFGKGSLINLLRQFAKLHIDKKQISVGLIGYPNVGKSSVINTLRAKKVCKVAPIAGETKVWQYITLMRRIFLIDCPGIVYPSAETDTEKVLKGVVRVELVQNPEDYIEEVIKRVRREYLIKTYKVDGWTTATEFLEKLAARTGKLLKKGEPDVPSVAKMVLNDWQRGKLPFYVAPEGFEIPLSKQPNDAGAKETMTKNVEEKKDETQQEVIATETNDDTVKAPLIVNKLVIAQDFAKIRVGLQFDNEDDVKPLEKVDIPEELQGIDEQNETKSQNGDDQNDINNEDSEEDSDISSFYSGDENVCSDVEDYLTNDPETVKENKKRKLEVASGTFTVEEITKEKQNKAPVKAKMTAKERRALERAQKRTKTGSNFYEVSNVKNRNRNRKRPT is encoded by the coding sequence aTGGGAAAAGTAAGATCAGCTCCGGGAGCCCCTCGAAAAGAGGGGTTCAATAAATCTGGGCATTCGATGAATCCCGACAGGCCTATAGAAGGTTTAAAAGGTGTTGGTAAACCAAGAACTAAAGGAACTATCAAAAGGCTTCAAATGTACCGTAATTTTAAAGCTAAAAGAGATAAAACTGGCAAAATCCTCACACCTGCGCCATTTCAAGGCTGGCTTCCGTCAGGTACTCGAGCTAGAGTAGAACCAAATCAAAAATGGTTTGGAAACTCTAGGGTAATTTCACAAGGAGCTTTACAGAAATTTCAAGAAGAATTTGGAGCAGCAATCAAGAATCCTTATCAAGTTGTTATGAAGCCAACAAATTTACCCATAACATTGTTAAACGAAAAGGCTAAACATGCAAGAGTGCATCTCTTAGATACAGAAGGCTTTGATAAAACATTTGGTCCaaagaaacaaagaaaaagagtaaatttaaaatttaatgatcttGAAACTCTTTCTAAAGTTGTTGAagaaaatacagaaaaatatgatGAAAGTAAAGATGTAGATAGGGTTCGTGAAGACAGTGGTATGAAGGAAGGTCAAAGGGAGTGGATATTTGGGGCTGGAATGAGTAGAAGAATCTGGAATGAACTATATAAAGTTATAGATTCATCTGATGTACTGTTGCAAATTCTTGATGCAAGGGATCCAATGGGTACTAGAAGTCCATATGTAGAAAAATTTCTTAGGGAAGAAAAACCACACaaacacttaatatttattttaaacaaagttgATTTAGTTCCTAATTGGGTTACTCAAAGATGGGTTGCTATACTAAGTGCAGAGTATCCAACGGTAGCGTTTCATGCCTCTATGACTCACCCATTTGGTAAAGGATCACTTATTAATTTGCTGCGACAGTTTGCTAAATTACACATAGATAAGAAACAAATAAGTGTAGGTCTTATTGGTTACCCAAATGTTGGTAAGTCTTCAGTAATTAACACATTAAGAGCTAAAAAAGTTTGTAAAGTAGCACCTATAGCAGGTGAAACTAAAGTCTGGCAATATATAACACTTATGCGAAgaatatttttgattgattgCCCTGGGATTGTTTACCCTTCTGCTGAAACAGACActgaaaaagttttaaaaggagTTGTTAGAGTTGAACTTGTACAAAATCCTGAAGATTATATAGAAGAAGTTATTAAACGGGTTAGAagggaatatttaataaaaacatataaagttGATGGTTGGACAACTGCAACTGAGTTTTTAGAAAAATTAGCAGCTCGCACAGGTAAATTGCTAAAGAAAGGAGAGCCTGATGTCCCTTCAGTAGCAAAAATGGTTCTCAATGATTGGCAAAGAGGTAAACTACCATTTTATGTAGCACCTGAAGGTTTTGAAATACCTCTATCAAAGCAACCAAATGATGCAGGTGCCAAAGAAACAATGACAAAGAATGTTGAAGAAAAGAAAGACGAAACTCAACAAGAGGTAATAGCAACAGAAACAAATGATGACACAGTGAAGGCACCCttaatagtaaataagttaGTTATTGCTCAAGATTTTGCAAAAATTCGTGTAGGCTTGCAATTTGATAATGAAGATGATGTGAAGCCTCTTGAAAAGGTTGATATTCCAGAGGAGTTACAAGGCATTGATGAACAAAATGAGACCAAATCACAAAATGGAGATGACCAAAATGATATCAATAATGAAGACAGTGAAGAAGATTCTGACATAAGCAGTTTCTACAGTGGTGATGAAAATGTATGTAGTGATGTAGAagattatttaacaaatgatCCTGAGACTGTAAAagagaataaaaaaagaaaattagaaGTTGCTAGTGGTACATTCACAGTAGAAGAAATTactaaagaaaaacaaaataaagcaCCTGTTAAAGCTAAAATGACTGCAAAAGAAAGAAGAGCACTAGAAAGGGCACAAAAGCGCACTAAAACTGGAAGCAACTTTTATGAAGTGTCTAATGTTAAAAACAGAAACAGAAATAGGAAAAGACCCacataa